From a region of the Mobula hypostoma chromosome 6, sMobHyp1.1, whole genome shotgun sequence genome:
- the LOC134348347 gene encoding uncharacterized protein LOC134348347 produces the protein MDQFNPKVAEKDRRALAASLFPIATSFKQEKEPNLDNNEDCLLTKEEGKVRPGKHSMEDKGLLTLQQDSGIPYNTKKATAWGVRVWDEWGKTRNSYIMEQGVQRNELFLYVPELCYEITHDELNFWLCKFVLEVRRQDGSEYPPNSLRLLCCSILRHLRENCRRSDIDFFNKLKPDFAEFRATLDNRMKQLQRLGIGLIRKQAQPYTEDDEERLWQVVFHLRDSKSYSYAAYFYVCKVFALCAAKDHHKLTVDQFKFGCDMISEYVEFTGRPSNPQDSLDKLKIVQTRQYADSPNPRCIVSLLRRYLSMIPREGPFYRRPMPGTMQFSEQVIGVHTLERYSKEICEAAGISGHHTGHSGRVSSATTLYNRGFDEQSIKERTGPTASVAKGYRRPSPAQMKAMSDCLQPPNPLKKISASSPSSSTSSEDHSSYQDEGPSNIIISEDGINHPQETTTILSRPEVTITEQDGVLKIEIPSRTPPSVPLSSLHTITKLKIVKGEIVLELNL, from the exons ATGGATCAGTTCAATCCTAAAGTTGCCGAGAAAGATAGGAGGGCCTTGGCAGCCTCTTTGTTTCCGATTGCTACCTCTTTTAAACAGGAAAAGGAGCCCAATCTAGACAACAATGAAGACTGCTTATTGACAAAGGAAGAGGGCAAAGTCCGGCCTGGCAAACACAGTATGGAAGACAAGGGGCTGCTGACTCTACAACAAGATAGTGGGATTCCATACAACACAAAAAAAGCAACAGCCTGGGGAGTCAGAGTTTGGGACGAATGGGGCAAAACTCGCAACAGCTACATTATGGAGCAAGGAGTCCAGCGAAATGAACTCTTCCTCTATGTGCCCGAACTCTGCTAtgaaatcacccatgatgaaCTTAATTTCTGGTTGTGCAAGTTTGTGCTTGAAGTACGGAGGCAAGATGGTTCAGAATACCCTCCCAACTCTCTCCGTCTCCTATGCTGCTCGATCCTTAGACACCTGCGCGAGAACTGCAGGCGGTCGGATATTGATTTCTTCAACAAGCTGAAGCCAGACTTTGCCGAGTTCCGAGCCACCCTTGATAATCGGATGAAGCAGCTACAGCGATTAGGCATTGGGCTAATAAGGAAGCAGGCCCAGCCATACACGGAGGATGATGAAGAGAGGCTATGGCAAGTGGTCTTTCACCTCCGTGATTCAAAAAGCTACAGTTATGCTGCCTACTTCTACGTCTGCAAAGTCTTTGCCCTGTGTGCAGCTAAGGACCACCATAAACTAACAGTTGATCAGTTCAAATTTGGCTGTGACATGATTAGTGAATATGTGGAGTTTACCGGCAGACCTAGTAATCCTCAGGATAGTCTTGACAAGCTGAAAATTGTCCAAACAAGACAATATGCCGATTCCCCAAACCCAAGATGTATTGTTTCTCTGCTGCGTCGCTACCTCAGTATGATTCCTCGTGAAGGGCCATTCTACCGCCGTCCCATGCCGGGTACTATGCAATTCTCAGAACAGGTAATAGGAGTTCACACTTTGGAAAGATATTCCAAAGAGATATGTGAAGCAGCGGGAATTTCAGGACACCACACAGGGCATTCCGGAAGG GTCAGCAGTGCAACAACCCTGTACAATCGAGGCTTTGATGAGCAGTCGATTAAGGAACGGACAGGGCCTACAGCTAGTGTGGCAAAGGGCTACAGGAGACCCTCTCCTGCTCAAATGAAGGCCATGTCAGACTGTCTGCAACCTCCCAATCCTCTCAAAAAGATTTCAGCAAGTTCACCTTCATCATCTACATCATCTGAAGACCACAGTTCTTATCAGGATGAAGGCCCAAGCAACATCATCATCTCTGAAGATGGAATCAATCACCCACAAGAAACTACAACCATACTGAGCAGGCCTGAGGTGACAATCACAGAACAGGATGGTGTACTAAAAATTGAAATACCATCTCGGACTCCCCCATCAGTGCCCTTATCTTCACTTCATACCATTACAAAGTTAAAAATTGTAAAAGGGGAAATTGTATTAGAACTAAATTTGTAA